The following are from one region of the Actinopolyspora halophila DSM 43834 genome:
- a CDS encoding cytochrome P450: MTTDTETGPNPAAEPRSNAAEAELGRIVFTPEGRTNPYPMYHRLRELAPVHHSAMGMWMVSRYDDVNTVLRDRSMGRDAQLFIGNKFGGDWNDHAALRRMAASMLWKNPPEHTRLRNLVKHAFTPRRVAAMRESISRLVDEMLDPLAEAGGGDLLNDFAFPLPLAVITTLLGVPTEEAPALREPMRAFQQTFDIAITPEQLRQADEGAEFTDNYFEELIERRRSEPRDDMISALIEAEESGDRLTAQELLVICNTIVGAGFETATNTISNMVLALHRHPDQERRLRADPSLVETAVDEVLRFDPPIQLLMRTSLEDSVIGGVRIPKDETVIAMLASANRDPDHFPDPDRFDVGRRGAGHVSFGAGPHYCLGWSLAKLEADITLHKMLERFDGVEVTKEPSYRPLVTMRGMRDLQVKVTNR, translated from the coding sequence ATGACCACGGATACCGAAACCGGTCCGAATCCGGCAGCGGAACCGCGAAGCAACGCGGCGGAAGCGGAGCTGGGGCGGATCGTGTTCACACCGGAAGGACGCACGAATCCCTATCCGATGTATCACCGGCTGCGCGAGCTGGCCCCCGTGCATCACAGCGCGATGGGGATGTGGATGGTCAGCCGCTACGACGACGTCAACACCGTGCTGCGGGACCGGAGCATGGGAAGGGACGCGCAGCTGTTCATCGGTAACAAGTTCGGTGGGGACTGGAATGATCACGCTGCGCTGCGCCGGATGGCGGCGAGCATGCTGTGGAAGAACCCCCCGGAGCACACGCGATTGCGCAATCTGGTCAAGCACGCGTTCACCCCGCGTCGTGTGGCTGCGATGCGTGAGTCCATTTCCCGGCTGGTGGACGAGATGCTGGACCCGTTGGCCGAAGCCGGCGGCGGGGACCTGCTGAACGACTTCGCTTTTCCGCTGCCATTGGCGGTGATCACCACGCTGTTGGGTGTTCCCACCGAGGAGGCCCCCGCACTGCGGGAACCGATGCGCGCCTTCCAGCAGACTTTCGACATCGCCATCACGCCGGAGCAGTTGCGGCAGGCCGACGAGGGGGCGGAGTTCACCGACAACTACTTCGAGGAACTCATAGAGCGCAGGCGGAGTGAGCCACGTGATGACATGATCAGTGCGCTGATCGAGGCGGAGGAGTCCGGCGATCGGCTGACCGCGCAGGAACTGCTGGTCATCTGCAATACGATCGTCGGGGCCGGGTTCGAGACAGCCACCAACACGATCAGCAACATGGTGCTGGCTCTGCACCGTCACCCCGACCAGGAGCGCAGGCTTCGCGCCGACCCGAGCCTGGTCGAAACGGCCGTCGACGAGGTCCTCCGGTTCGATCCTCCGATCCAGCTGCTGATGCGGACGTCGCTGGAGGACTCCGTGATCGGCGGTGTGCGGATCCCCAAGGACGAGACGGTGATAGCGATGCTGGCCTCGGCGAACCGAGACCCGGATCATTTCCCGGATCCGGACCGCTTCGACGTCGGTAGGCGCGGAGCGGGCCACGTCTCGTTCGGTGCGGGGCCGCACTACTGCCTCGGGTGGTCGCTGGCCAAGTTGGAGGCGGACATCACCCTGCACAAAATGCTGGAGCGCTTCGACGGCGTCGAAGTCACGAAGGAACCGAGTTACCGGCCTCTGGTGACGATGCGCGGCATGCGAGACCTCCAGGTCAAGGTGACGAATCGATAG
- a CDS encoding SCP2 sterol-binding domain-containing protein produces MSDIEYLSAEFFAEFEKRGRELAEQPGLDLVVQYVITEVPDRANIHYYFVINDGRIDNAVLGDSDEPDFTITATFADNVRVLRGELAASEAFMSGRLRPSGDMAKLTSMMPLVQSPGYQQLVAEMREISTVPD; encoded by the coding sequence ATGTCCGACATCGAGTACCTGTCCGCGGAATTCTTCGCGGAGTTCGAGAAACGTGGGCGCGAGCTCGCCGAGCAGCCCGGACTGGACCTGGTGGTGCAGTACGTGATCACCGAGGTTCCGGACCGGGCGAACATCCATTACTACTTCGTGATCAACGACGGGCGCATCGACAACGCCGTTCTCGGGGACAGCGACGAACCGGATTTTACGATCACGGCCACTTTCGCGGACAACGTCCGCGTGCTGCGGGGTGAACTCGCGGCTTCGGAGGCGTTCATGTCCGGGCGGTTGCGGCCGAGCGGCGACATGGCGAAGCTCACTTCGATGATGCCGTTGGTGCAGTCGCCGGGCTATCAGCAGCTGGTGGCCGAGATGCGGGAGATCAGCACTGTACCGGACTGA
- a CDS encoding NAD(P)/FAD-dependent oxidoreductase: MAEGAIGPSAGPALRQQIEYDVIILGAGLAGSVLGAILARNGARVVIVDAGTHPKFAIGESMIPYTLLALRTISERYDVPEIATLASFDSCVKDINTSFGWKKHFGFMRHETGKEPDPAESNQFNTPGVLNKSSHLFRQDTDSYLFNAAVRYGCDSMLSTRVDDVDFDEDSVSVITAGGQSVKGRYLVDASGFRSPLADKLELREQPCRFKHHSRSLFTHVVNVKSTDEALRHTKSERPPVPWSHGTMHHLFDRGWFWVIPFNNNPYSKNPLVSVGVTMDPRRYPKQGDTAPEEEFFEFASRFPAVEREFHRARAVRPWVSTGRLQYSSSRSVGDRWCLMSHAAGFLDPLFSRGLSNTAEVINALAGRLLSALEDDDFSAERFAYVEKLEQGLLDYNDELVNCAYIAFDCYELWNAVFRIWSFGSVLGAFRLQKAMTRFRRTGDDSVLRELENAPNTGLWWPDHEEYAKLFRLMVDRVEAYERGEVTGAQAADRLFTELEQADYIPPGVGFNDRNQPFLYPTPSKLLRTVSWVAGDAPRDVRDLVGGTAKEVVKARLRGTRLF, from the coding sequence ATGGCAGAAGGAGCGATTGGTCCCTCGGCGGGGCCTGCGTTGCGGCAGCAGATCGAGTACGACGTCATCATTCTGGGGGCGGGGCTCGCCGGATCGGTGCTCGGCGCGATTCTTGCGCGCAACGGTGCGCGAGTTGTCATCGTGGACGCGGGAACCCATCCGAAGTTCGCGATCGGCGAGTCGATGATTCCCTACACGCTGCTCGCACTGCGAACGATCTCGGAGCGCTACGACGTGCCGGAGATCGCCACACTGGCTTCGTTCGACTCGTGCGTCAAGGACATCAACACCAGTTTCGGGTGGAAGAAGCACTTCGGGTTCATGCGACACGAAACGGGTAAAGAACCCGACCCCGCGGAGAGCAACCAGTTCAACACCCCGGGGGTGCTCAACAAATCCAGCCACTTGTTCCGGCAGGACACGGACTCCTACCTGTTCAACGCCGCCGTGCGGTACGGCTGTGACTCGATGTTGTCCACCAGGGTCGACGACGTCGACTTCGACGAGGATTCCGTTTCCGTGATCACCGCTGGGGGACAGTCGGTCAAGGGCCGGTACCTGGTCGACGCCAGTGGTTTCCGTTCGCCGCTGGCCGACAAGCTGGAGCTGCGTGAGCAGCCGTGCCGTTTCAAGCACCACTCGCGTTCGTTGTTCACCCACGTGGTCAACGTCAAGTCCACCGATGAGGCCTTGCGTCACACCAAGTCCGAGCGTCCGCCGGTGCCGTGGAGTCACGGAACGATGCACCACCTGTTCGATCGGGGCTGGTTCTGGGTCATCCCGTTCAACAACAATCCGTACTCCAAGAACCCGTTGGTCAGCGTCGGGGTCACGATGGACCCGAGAAGGTATCCCAAGCAGGGCGATACGGCCCCCGAGGAGGAGTTCTTCGAGTTCGCCTCCCGCTTCCCCGCCGTGGAACGCGAATTCCATCGGGCGCGTGCGGTTCGGCCGTGGGTCTCCACGGGAAGGTTGCAGTATTCTTCGAGCAGGTCGGTCGGTGACCGGTGGTGTCTGATGTCGCACGCCGCCGGTTTCCTCGATCCGCTGTTCTCCCGCGGGCTGTCCAATACCGCCGAGGTGATCAACGCGCTGGCCGGGCGGTTGTTGTCCGCACTCGAGGACGACGATTTCTCCGCGGAGCGGTTCGCCTACGTGGAGAAGCTGGAACAGGGATTGCTCGACTACAACGACGAGTTGGTCAACTGCGCCTACATCGCGTTCGATTGTTACGAGCTGTGGAACGCGGTGTTTCGTATCTGGTCGTTCGGGTCGGTGCTCGGCGCCTTCCGGTTGCAGAAGGCGATGACGCGATTCCGCAGGACGGGTGACGACTCGGTGCTGCGGGAGCTGGAGAACGCGCCCAACACTGGTTTGTGGTGGCCCGATCACGAGGAGTACGCCAAGCTGTTCCGACTCATGGTCGATCGGGTCGAGGCCTACGAGCGCGGCGAGGTCACCGGTGCACAGGCCGCCGACCGGCTGTTCACCGAACTGGAGCAAGCCGATTACATCCCGCCGGGAGTCGGGTTCAACGACCGAAACCAGCCCTTCCTGTACCCCACGCCCAGTAAGCTGTTGCGCACCGTGAGCTGGGTGGCCGGCGACGCACCCCGCGACGTCCGCGATCTCGTCGGCGGCACTGCCAAGGAAGTCGTCAAGGCCAGGTTGCGCGGGACTCGGCTGTTCTGA
- a CDS encoding TetR/AcrR family transcriptional regulator, producing the protein MISARSTFAELGYEKTSVRSIADLSGVDPSLVLYFFGSKENLFHEAVVQALQFMVPPHSVFADGPHHIAERLLQHVMSLWEAPSSRDTLTAILRSSMSHHMAACELSAFFEGHLLPQFRDTIQMPNPELRSCLVSSHLAGLTLMRYVVPVKPLASMEVPQIISSVAPTLRHYILGEL; encoded by the coding sequence ATGATTTCAGCGCGCTCGACGTTCGCCGAGCTCGGGTACGAAAAGACGTCAGTTCGGTCTATAGCGGATCTCTCCGGAGTGGACCCGTCCCTGGTCCTCTACTTCTTCGGTTCCAAGGAGAACCTCTTCCACGAAGCCGTCGTGCAGGCGCTCCAGTTCATGGTCCCGCCACATTCGGTGTTCGCCGACGGACCGCACCACATCGCCGAGCGACTGCTGCAGCACGTCATGTCACTGTGGGAGGCCCCGAGCAGCCGAGACACCCTGACAGCGATCCTGCGCTCCTCGATGTCCCACCACATGGCCGCCTGCGAGCTGAGCGCGTTCTTCGAGGGCCACTTGCTGCCACAGTTCCGGGACACCATCCAGATGCCGAACCCGGAACTGCGCAGTTGCCTGGTCAGCTCTCACCTCGCCGGACTGACCCTGATGCGCTACGTCGTGCCCGTCAAACCGCTGGCTTCTATGGAAGTACCGCAAATCATCTCGTCGGTGGCCCCCACCCTGCGCCACTACATCCTCGGTGAGCTGTGA